From Humisphaera borealis, the proteins below share one genomic window:
- a CDS encoding DUF1552 domain-containing protein, with translation MTHRNTSRRDILKGFGLGVGASLLSPMLNQIMAASAGKPAPRRVVFVTQSNGMNPDHVRPVGVAKTYRDRHPTNDRLIETSIVDKQLHEAIEPLTPFRDRMTLLQGLSGRIGISDHSANYGALGACPGNKGPLWQTIDHAVAAAIPGVVPHVAIGVGANPGVLMNYRLSVSGPGQACPIVCSPELAFKSLFGAVADGADAKAFDQKSNLLDFMAGDVKRAQATLVGDERQKLDGYLAAFESLHKRQREIADMRGKLKEHAPALGAERLRPSASSLILESQFEIGAAALIAGLTNVLLLTSGGGGQGFGEFPELGVPELHGIGHGSAQNGRSAAQCFVDLRRFHTGLIAGLAKKLDAIREGDGTMLDNTVIVYLSDSGEQHHPSLYEWPVVLIGGLGGKLRTAGRFLELPGYGQKEHRTLANLYCTLLHAVGKPVDKFGVPDAMLRETDQTGPIATLLA, from the coding sequence ATGACGCACCGAAACACTTCACGCCGTGACATTCTCAAGGGTTTTGGCCTTGGCGTAGGCGCGAGTCTTCTGTCGCCGATGCTTAACCAGATCATGGCCGCGTCGGCCGGCAAGCCTGCGCCACGGCGTGTCGTTTTTGTCACGCAGTCCAACGGCATGAACCCCGACCATGTCCGGCCGGTGGGCGTGGCAAAGACCTATCGCGACCGGCATCCGACCAACGACCGGCTGATCGAGACCTCGATCGTCGACAAACAGCTTCATGAGGCGATCGAACCGCTGACGCCCTTCCGCGATCGCATGACGCTGCTCCAGGGTCTTTCCGGCCGCATCGGGATCAGCGATCACTCCGCCAACTACGGCGCGCTGGGCGCCTGCCCCGGCAACAAGGGCCCACTCTGGCAGACCATCGATCATGCCGTCGCGGCGGCCATCCCCGGGGTGGTTCCGCACGTTGCGATCGGGGTCGGTGCCAATCCCGGCGTGCTGATGAACTACCGTCTCAGCGTGTCCGGTCCGGGGCAGGCCTGCCCGATCGTCTGTTCGCCGGAACTGGCGTTCAAATCCCTCTTCGGTGCCGTTGCCGACGGCGCGGACGCCAAGGCGTTCGACCAGAAGTCCAACCTGCTGGATTTCATGGCCGGGGACGTCAAGCGGGCCCAGGCAACGCTCGTCGGCGACGAGCGCCAGAAGCTCGACGGCTACCTCGCCGCTTTCGAGAGCCTTCACAAGCGCCAGCGTGAGATCGCAGACATGCGAGGCAAGCTGAAGGAGCATGCCCCGGCACTGGGCGCAGAGCGGCTCCGACCGTCGGCGTCGAGCCTCATCCTCGAGTCGCAGTTTGAAATCGGTGCCGCCGCGTTGATTGCCGGCCTCACCAATGTCCTGCTCCTCACCAGCGGCGGCGGGGGGCAGGGCTTCGGCGAGTTCCCCGAGCTTGGCGTCCCCGAACTGCACGGCATCGGGCACGGCAGTGCCCAGAACGGGAGGTCTGCCGCGCAGTGCTTCGTCGATCTCCGCCGGTTTCACACGGGCCTGATCGCAGGGCTGGCGAAGAAGCTTGACGCGATCCGCGAAGGTGACGGCACCATGCTCGACAACACCGTCATCGTCTACCTCAGCGACTCCGGCGAACAGCACCACCCGAGCCTCTACGAGTGGCCGGTCGTTCTGATTGGCGGATTGGGCGGCAAACTCCGCACCGCCGGGCGGTTTCTCGAACTGCCCGGCTACGGTCAGAAGGAACACCGTACGCTCGCCAACCTCTACTGCACCCTGCTGCATGCGGTCGGCAAGCCCGTGGATAAGTTTGGCGTTCCCGACGCGATGCTGAGGGAGACCGACCAAACCGGCCCCATCGCTACATTGCTCGCGTAG
- a CDS encoding DUF1588 domain-containing protein, producing the protein MAAVAQSDKAGTTISLDPYETLIRPFMTAHCVKCHNAEKNKGEVRLDNLSVTGPGGTARWAAVRDQIRDGLMPPPKEPRPDTVTARRVVAWASALVGTEPSRLPNQGNLVPHELLFGSPAKPGEPPAARIWRLSPDAYMNLTNAWFKDAPGVSQPFTLTDDRGIRDYAGLYKTDEASTEILVRNAIAIVEAQTTQQFVVPQRFDKKNNVQPPPQIVANKNAVKDFLAIVDPAAPPTPPQLERAIATQFRMALGRVPTAAETTTYLEFYDRCLKTGDSPSAARTMLQAILLKSDVIFRQELGSSVSERDGRRMLVPMELARAISLTLGEKLDGTLVRAAEKGQLSTREQVEGHVRRMLAEGKSNTSRVPLFFREYFEYHRAPDVFKDKPKDAVYLPAVYVKDTDLLVAYVLQQDKDVFRALLTTPLTYYNARISNDNKERTNRVYIAEKNQPQPDKKTGIRPMHVEEIYGFTGGWSDQQPAPMPDETRIGVLMQPSWLAAWSTNFDNDPVRRGRWVRERLLGGTVPDLPIGVAAQVPDEPHHTFRERLRVTRAEGCWKCHQKMDELGLPFENFDHYGRFRTSESVLDTEATAKNMDKKGEPLGPVLRQAALVTTGTIADSGDPALDGPVRDPRDMLRRIAGSERPRQVFVRHAFRFFMGRNESLADAYVLQQADQAYLSSGGSFKALVTSLLTSDAFLYRAVEAKPAPR; encoded by the coding sequence ATGGCGGCTGTCGCACAGTCCGATAAGGCGGGCACCACGATTTCCTTGGACCCCTATGAGACGCTCATTCGCCCATTCATGACCGCGCATTGCGTGAAATGTCATAACGCAGAAAAGAACAAGGGGGAGGTTCGGTTGGACAACCTGTCGGTGACGGGCCCCGGCGGTACGGCAAGGTGGGCCGCGGTCCGTGATCAGATTCGCGACGGTCTGATGCCCCCGCCCAAGGAACCTCGGCCCGATACCGTCACGGCCCGGCGGGTGGTCGCGTGGGCGTCGGCTTTGGTGGGTACCGAGCCCAGCCGTTTGCCCAACCAGGGCAACCTGGTGCCCCACGAACTGCTCTTTGGCAGCCCCGCGAAGCCGGGCGAGCCCCCGGCGGCGAGAATCTGGCGTCTCAGCCCTGACGCCTACATGAATCTCACCAATGCCTGGTTCAAAGACGCTCCCGGCGTAAGCCAGCCATTTACACTCACCGACGACCGGGGCATCCGCGACTACGCCGGCCTGTACAAGACCGACGAAGCAAGCACCGAGATTCTGGTCCGCAATGCCATTGCGATTGTTGAAGCGCAGACCACGCAGCAGTTCGTCGTCCCCCAGCGGTTCGACAAGAAGAACAACGTGCAGCCGCCGCCGCAGATCGTTGCGAACAAGAATGCGGTGAAGGACTTCCTGGCGATCGTGGACCCGGCCGCTCCGCCGACGCCGCCGCAACTGGAGAGGGCGATCGCCACGCAGTTTCGCATGGCGCTGGGCCGCGTCCCGACCGCCGCCGAGACGACGACCTACCTTGAGTTCTACGACAGGTGCCTCAAGACCGGCGATTCGCCTTCGGCGGCGCGCACCATGCTCCAGGCGATTCTCCTCAAGTCGGACGTGATCTTCCGGCAGGAACTGGGAAGCAGCGTCTCTGAACGCGACGGCCGGCGAATGCTCGTCCCGATGGAACTGGCCAGGGCGATCAGCCTGACACTGGGCGAGAAGCTGGACGGCACACTGGTGCGGGCGGCCGAGAAGGGACAGCTTTCCACGCGAGAACAGGTGGAGGGGCACGTTCGGCGGATGCTTGCCGAGGGCAAGTCGAATACCAGTCGCGTGCCGCTCTTTTTCCGCGAGTACTTTGAGTACCACCGCGCACCTGATGTCTTCAAGGACAAGCCGAAGGATGCCGTTTACCTTCCGGCGGTGTATGTGAAGGATACCGATCTGCTGGTCGCGTACGTGCTCCAGCAGGACAAGGATGTCTTTCGCGCCCTGCTCACCACGCCACTGACCTATTACAACGCCCGCATCAGCAACGACAACAAGGAGCGGACGAACCGGGTCTACATCGCCGAGAAGAACCAGCCGCAGCCGGACAAGAAGACCGGCATACGTCCGATGCACGTGGAAGAGATTTACGGCTTCACCGGCGGTTGGTCGGACCAGCAGCCGGCCCCGATGCCGGATGAGACACGCATTGGCGTCCTGATGCAGCCGAGCTGGCTGGCGGCCTGGAGCACGAATTTCGACAACGACCCGGTCCGCCGCGGGCGCTGGGTTCGGGAACGACTATTGGGCGGGACCGTGCCCGATCTGCCGATCGGTGTTGCGGCGCAGGTGCCTGATGAGCCGCACCACACCTTCCGCGAACGATTACGCGTTACCCGCGCCGAGGGATGCTGGAAGTGCCATCAGAAGATGGACGAGCTCGGATTGCCGTTCGAGAACTTCGATCATTACGGCCGGTTCCGGACGAGCGAGTCGGTGCTCGACACCGAAGCCACGGCGAAAAACATGGACAAAAAGGGAGAGCCTCTCGGCCCCGTCCTTCGCCAGGCGGCACTGGTGACCACCGGGACGATCGCCGACAGCGGCGACCCGGCGTTGGACGGTCCGGTGCGCGACCCGCGCGACATGCTCCGCCGGATTGCCGGCTCCGAACGCCCCCGCCAGGTTTTCGTCCGGCACGCGTTCCGCTTTTTCATGGGACGCAACGAATCGCTCGCCGACGCCTACGTACTTCAGCAGGCCGATCAGGCTTATCTAAGCAGTGGCGGCAGCTTCAAGGCACTGGTGACGTCGCTCCTGACCAGCGACGCGTTTCTGTACCGCGCCGTCGAAGCGAAGCCGGCGCCGCGTTGA
- a CDS encoding cob(I)yrinic acid a,c-diamide adenosyltransferase produces MKIYTKTGDDGTTGLLGGSRVRKCDARIECYGTVDELNASIGLALVAIESTPQLADRVEPLRQVQYDLFNVGSHLASPDDSPYKANLPVLDDTMINRLEMQIDAGETELPPLRNFILPGGTEASARLHLARTICRRAERLLVDFSLDRPVPEVVLTYVNRLSDWLFVQARLCNHRVGVADVPWRSR; encoded by the coding sequence ATGAAGATCTACACCAAGACAGGCGACGACGGCACGACCGGTTTGCTAGGCGGATCGCGGGTTCGCAAGTGCGATGCCCGGATCGAATGCTACGGCACCGTCGACGAGCTGAACGCATCGATCGGCCTGGCTTTGGTGGCAATCGAATCGACGCCCCAACTGGCCGACCGCGTCGAGCCCCTCCGACAGGTGCAGTACGACCTGTTCAACGTCGGTTCCCACTTGGCCTCCCCCGACGACAGCCCCTACAAGGCGAATCTGCCGGTCTTGGACGACACGATGATCAACCGGCTCGAGATGCAGATCGATGCCGGAGAAACCGAACTCCCGCCACTCCGCAACTTCATCCTACCCGGCGGAACGGAGGCGTCGGCCCGCCTGCACCTGGCCCGCACGATCTGCCGCCGCGCCGAAAGGCTGCTGGTCGACTTTTCCCTCGACCGCCCGGTCCCTGAAGTGGTGCTCACCTACGTCAATCGACTGAGCGACTGGCTCTTCGTCCAGGCAAGGCTATGCAACCATCGCGTCGGCGTGGCTGATGTGCCCTGGAGGAGCCGATGA
- a CDS encoding response regulator has product MATVMVVEDADLVRETLTRLLRREGFEILAAHDGLEAMEMLRSTTPDVILLDVNMPDMDGIEMLEALQSSPQYQGVPVVMLTSHGDTHTIRRAMQLGAKEFLVKATFSIGEMLESVKRYASHQPN; this is encoded by the coding sequence TTGGCCACAGTCATGGTTGTTGAAGACGCGGACTTGGTTCGCGAAACGTTAACCCGCCTGTTGCGCCGCGAGGGGTTTGAAATCCTCGCGGCGCACGACGGGCTGGAAGCGATGGAAATGCTCCGCAGCACAACGCCTGACGTCATATTGCTTGACGTTAACATGCCCGACATGGACGGCATTGAGATGCTTGAGGCGTTGCAGTCCTCACCGCAGTACCAGGGGGTTCCGGTGGTCATGCTTACAAGTCACGGCGATACCCACACCATTCGCCGGGCCATGCAACTGGGGGCGAAGGAGTTTCTGGTGAAGGCGACATTCAGCATTGGCGAGATGCTGGAGTCGGTGAAAAGGTACGCGTCGCATCAGCCGAACTGA
- a CDS encoding response regulator has translation MTPPEPVAGANPGTRVPESINDAAAPGARKTKKRILVVDDEKDLVEMIAYNLRRNGYDALVAETGTDAIDIAMRETPDLIILDLMLPGIDGTEVARRLKGDSRTQFIPIIMLTAKAEETDVVVGLTLGADDYVTKPFSMKILLARLTTVLRRVEQGTGSTPMESGGMLKAGPLTIDTAKHEVLIDNEPVRLTLTEFRLLTALVAARGRVLTRDQLMDKAMGTDVFVTDRAIDVHITAIRKKLGESQWLIHTVRGVGYRLQETQDETAP, from the coding sequence ATGACCCCTCCCGAACCAGTCGCCGGTGCCAATCCCGGCACGCGCGTGCCGGAGTCGATCAACGACGCCGCCGCCCCGGGAGCGCGCAAGACCAAGAAGCGCATTCTGGTCGTCGACGACGAGAAGGATCTCGTCGAGATGATCGCGTACAACCTCCGGCGCAACGGCTACGACGCACTCGTCGCCGAGACCGGCACCGACGCGATCGACATCGCAATGCGCGAGACGCCGGACCTGATCATCCTCGACCTGATGCTCCCGGGCATCGACGGGACGGAAGTCGCCCGACGTCTCAAGGGAGACAGCCGCACACAGTTCATCCCGATCATTATGCTGACCGCCAAGGCCGAGGAGACCGACGTCGTCGTCGGCCTGACGCTGGGCGCCGACGATTACGTGACCAAGCCGTTCAGCATGAAGATCCTGCTGGCCCGGCTGACGACGGTGCTCCGCCGCGTCGAACAGGGCACCGGCAGCACGCCGATGGAGTCCGGCGGCATGCTCAAGGCCGGCCCGCTCACGATCGACACCGCCAAACACGAAGTGCTGATCGACAACGAACCCGTCCGTCTGACGCTGACCGAGTTCCGACTGCTGACGGCGCTGGTCGCCGCCCGCGGCCGCGTTCTGACGCGCGACCAGCTGATGGACAAGGCGATGGGCACCGACGTGTTCGTCACCGACCGGGCGATCGACGTGCACATCACGGCGATCCGCAAAAAGCTCGGCGAGTCGCAATGGCTGATTCACACGGTGCGCGGCGTGGGCTATCGGCTTCAGGAAACACAGGACGAGACCGCGCCCTGA
- a CDS encoding sugar phosphate isomerase/epimerase family protein — protein MIDHTASDPSERRYASSFTRRHLLTAAAACLAAGSLPRRLLGEDHAVVAAKAPPLKIPDTHKISGFALGCQAWTFNRFTVMEAIEKTAKAGGRVIEFYPGQKLRRDQLAVTFNHASPQAVIDQVQAKLKQHDILAVNYGVVALPPKEDEIRKVFEFAKKMGIPAVTSEPPVESLDMIEKCVKEFDIRLCIHDHPKRANDPNYKFWDPNWVLAQVKNRDPRMGACADTGHWVRSGVKPVEALKILEGRVFSSHIKDLNEFGTTKAHDVPWGTGVSGVKEILDELKRQNFDGNISIEYEYKQDDNLAEVTQCVEFVKKYGA, from the coding sequence ATGATTGACCACACTGCTTCTGATCCGTCCGAACGCCGGTACGCTTCGTCTTTCACGCGTCGCCATTTGCTGACCGCAGCCGCCGCTTGCCTTGCCGCCGGCAGCCTGCCGCGACGGCTCCTTGGGGAAGACCACGCGGTTGTCGCCGCCAAGGCCCCACCACTAAAGATCCCCGACACCCACAAGATTTCCGGCTTTGCCCTCGGCTGTCAGGCCTGGACGTTCAACCGTTTCACCGTCATGGAAGCGATCGAGAAAACCGCCAAGGCCGGCGGACGTGTGATCGAGTTCTACCCCGGACAGAAACTCCGCCGGGACCAGCTGGCCGTCACTTTCAACCACGCGTCGCCGCAAGCCGTCATCGATCAGGTGCAGGCGAAGCTGAAGCAGCACGACATTCTCGCGGTGAATTACGGCGTCGTCGCGCTACCGCCGAAGGAAGACGAAATCCGCAAGGTTTTTGAGTTCGCGAAGAAGATGGGCATCCCCGCCGTCACCAGCGAACCGCCGGTCGAGTCGCTCGACATGATCGAAAAGTGCGTGAAGGAGTTCGACATCCGGCTCTGCATTCACGACCACCCCAAGCGGGCGAACGACCCCAACTACAAGTTCTGGGATCCGAACTGGGTGCTGGCCCAGGTGAAGAATCGCGACCCGCGCATGGGGGCCTGCGCCGACACAGGGCACTGGGTGCGCAGCGGCGTCAAACCGGTCGAGGCGCTGAAAATCCTGGAAGGCCGTGTGTTCAGCAGCCACATCAAAGACCTCAACGAGTTCGGCACCACCAAGGCGCACGACGTGCCTTGGGGCACCGGCGTATCCGGCGTGAAGGAAATCCTCGACGAACTCAAACGCCAGAACTTCGATGGGAACATTTCCATCGAGTACGAATACAAGCAGGACGACAACCTGGCGGAAGTGACCCAGTGCGTGGAGTTCGTGAAGAAGTATGGGGCGTGA
- a CDS encoding ThuA domain-containing protein — protein sequence MRLSNVSGMTRPICALLALLCCALPARADDPWVVYPGGDGAGKGKHIILVSGDEEYRSEECLPQLGKILATRHGFKCTVLFPIDDKGEINPKHTSNISGLEALGSADLMIILTRFRNLPDAQMKHIDDFLKAGKPVIGLRTATHAFNGIKGDFAKYNNGYKGPEKEWTDGFGRLILGEMWISHHGAHKGESTIGIFAPDAAGNPLLNGIKDGEIWGATDVYGVRLPLPGDSKPLVLGQVSKRAANATKEEIAKDKNYMLRPNDIKVEGKKNDPMMPVAWTKSYTVPGGKEGKAFATTMGSATDIENEALRRLIVNAAYQLVGLSVPEKADVGIVGVYEPSAFGFGGYKTGLKPADYQLK from the coding sequence ATGCGACTGTCGAACGTGTCCGGAATGACTCGCCCGATCTGTGCCCTGCTCGCCCTGCTCTGCTGCGCCCTGCCGGCGCGCGCCGACGACCCGTGGGTCGTCTACCCCGGCGGGGATGGCGCGGGTAAGGGCAAGCACATCATCCTCGTTTCCGGCGACGAAGAATACCGCTCGGAGGAATGCCTGCCGCAGCTCGGCAAGATTCTCGCCACCCGCCACGGCTTCAAGTGCACCGTGCTGTTTCCGATCGACGACAAGGGTGAGATCAACCCCAAGCACACCAGCAACATCTCAGGCCTTGAGGCCCTCGGCTCGGCCGACCTGATGATCATTCTCACCCGGTTCCGCAATCTTCCCGATGCGCAGATGAAGCACATCGACGACTTCCTGAAAGCCGGCAAGCCGGTCATCGGCCTGCGGACGGCAACACACGCGTTCAACGGCATCAAGGGAGATTTCGCGAAGTACAACAACGGCTACAAGGGTCCGGAAAAGGAATGGACCGACGGTTTCGGCCGGCTGATCCTGGGCGAAATGTGGATCAGCCATCACGGAGCCCACAAAGGCGAATCGACCATCGGCATCTTCGCCCCGGATGCCGCGGGCAACCCGCTGCTTAACGGCATCAAGGACGGCGAGATCTGGGGCGCGACCGACGTCTACGGCGTACGCCTGCCGCTGCCCGGCGACAGCAAGCCCCTGGTTCTCGGCCAGGTCAGCAAGCGCGCCGCAAACGCCACCAAGGAAGAAATCGCGAAAGACAAGAACTACATGCTTCGCCCCAACGACATCAAGGTCGAAGGCAAAAAGAACGACCCGATGATGCCTGTTGCCTGGACCAAGAGCTACACGGTGCCCGGCGGCAAGGAAGGCAAGGCGTTCGCGACCACCATGGGATCGGCGACCGACATCGAGAACGAGGCACTGCGCCGGTTGATCGTCAACGCCGCGTACCAGCTCGTCGGACTGTCCGTGCCGGAAAAGGCAGACGTCGGCATTGTCGGCGTGTACGAGCCGAGTGCCTTCGGTTTTGGCGGTTACAAGACTGGGCTTAAGCCGGCGGATTACCAGCTCAAGTAG
- a CDS encoding sensor histidine kinase gives MTSAHADGRSAEAEHARSLRVTMIDMKPRPFFARLIVIFAILLAMIVAVCGGVIYVSGQRAVRSQQLDHLRRLTPLIKEWVASAVAGAQTDEITPATRQRLRDAARIVDFRITLIGGNGMVFFDTDHDASTMDNHNYRPEVVSARKGEVASIQRHSATMEQESIYVAELLDPSRPDGVVVRASFPERSWNQLSVPGWQVVGGGVVAALLAVGLLSFILQRRWIGPTQDLVRTADLLAAGDWNARAQPRGAEQLQFFSTRLNLVASHAQQQLSDLHDQRADLQALVDTLPDPVLLTAADGKVILINLPAARLLAVSRGQALGQNIVHVVSDDAVLQLVDRVQAMLAPTNGDGDSPPLTRVIRLNRDAQYLTFQAVAKRTVGGGVLLVLRDVTALASAVQMKTDFVANASHELRTPIAAIKIAFETLREVYGDDATQTERCMSIIDGHLKRLEEMLGDLLDLSRVENPNLKPIVKRLKTADVFAHVRSSLGPMARQKLVELRLGERDNPERITPQEFLCDERLLGLIVKNLVENAVKFTPAGGSVTMSLYEGPAVDGGEAPVILSVADTGIGIPPEHLDRVFERFYQVDSARSGSAGRGTGLGLAIVKHALAALGGIVEIESTLGEGTTVTCTIPQVEAEVHSEEAMA, from the coding sequence ATGACATCGGCCCATGCGGATGGCAGGTCTGCCGAGGCCGAGCACGCCCGATCGCTTCGCGTTACGATGATCGATATGAAGCCCCGCCCCTTCTTTGCCCGCCTCATCGTGATCTTCGCGATACTGCTGGCGATGATTGTAGCGGTCTGTGGCGGTGTCATTTATGTCTCCGGGCAACGGGCAGTCCGGTCGCAGCAGCTGGACCACCTGCGTCGGTTGACCCCTTTGATCAAGGAGTGGGTCGCGTCTGCGGTCGCGGGTGCCCAGACCGACGAAATCACGCCGGCCACCCGCCAGCGCCTTCGCGACGCCGCCCGTATCGTCGACTTCCGAATCACCCTGATCGGGGGCAATGGCATGGTGTTCTTCGACACCGACCATGACGCCTCCACGATGGACAATCACAACTACCGACCCGAGGTGGTGTCCGCGAGAAAGGGTGAAGTCGCCAGCATCCAGCGGCATAGCGCGACGATGGAGCAGGAATCGATCTACGTGGCAGAGCTGCTCGATCCTTCCCGCCCGGATGGGGTGGTCGTCAGGGCCAGTTTTCCCGAGCGATCCTGGAATCAGTTATCGGTTCCCGGCTGGCAGGTCGTCGGGGGCGGCGTGGTGGCGGCGCTGCTGGCCGTCGGGCTGCTGTCGTTCATCCTGCAGCGACGGTGGATCGGACCGACACAGGACCTGGTCCGAACCGCCGACCTGTTGGCCGCCGGCGATTGGAATGCCCGGGCACAGCCCCGTGGAGCCGAACAACTTCAGTTCTTCAGTACCCGGTTGAATCTCGTGGCTTCTCACGCACAACAACAACTCTCCGATCTTCACGACCAGCGCGCCGACCTGCAGGCCCTGGTCGACACCCTGCCCGATCCGGTCCTCCTGACCGCCGCCGACGGCAAGGTCATCCTGATCAACCTCCCCGCCGCCCGGCTACTGGCCGTGTCGCGCGGACAGGCCCTGGGCCAGAACATCGTGCACGTGGTCAGCGATGACGCCGTCCTCCAGCTGGTCGACCGGGTGCAGGCCATGCTCGCACCGACCAACGGCGACGGCGACAGTCCCCCGCTGACTCGTGTCATCCGACTGAACCGCGACGCCCAGTACCTCACCTTCCAGGCCGTCGCCAAGCGAACCGTCGGCGGCGGCGTGCTGCTGGTGCTCCGCGACGTGACCGCGCTGGCGTCGGCCGTCCAGATGAAGACCGACTTCGTCGCCAATGCCAGCCACGAGCTGCGAACCCCCATCGCCGCCATCAAGATCGCCTTCGAAACCCTCCGCGAAGTCTACGGCGACGACGCCACCCAGACCGAGCGCTGCATGAGCATCATCGACGGCCATCTCAAGCGGCTCGAAGAGATGCTCGGCGACCTGCTGGACCTGTCGCGGGTCGAAAATCCCAACCTCAAGCCGATCGTCAAGCGCCTCAAGACCGCCGACGTCTTCGCCCATGTCCGCTCGTCGCTCGGGCCGATGGCGCGGCAGAAACTGGTCGAGCTGCGGCTCGGCGAGCGCGACAACCCGGAACGAATCACGCCGCAAGAGTTCCTCTGCGACGAACGACTGCTCGGCCTGATCGTGAAGAATCTCGTGGAGAACGCCGTCAAGTTCACCCCCGCCGGCGGCTCGGTCACGATGTCGCTATACGAGGGACCCGCCGTTGACGGCGGCGAGGCGCCCGTGATCCTGTCTGTCGCCGACACCGGGATCGGCATCCCGCCGGAACACCTCGACCGCGTCTTCGAGCGGTTCTACCAGGTCGATTCCGCCCGCAGTGGCAGCGCCGGTCGCGGCACCGGCCTGGGACTGGCGATCGTCAAGCACGCCCTGGCGGCGTTGGGCGGCATTGTCGAGATCGAGTCCACCCTCGGCGAAGGCACCACCGTTACCTGCACCATTCCGCAGGTGGAAGCCGAAGTCCATTCCGAAGAGGCGATGGCCTGA
- a CDS encoding prenyltransferase/squalene oxidase repeat-containing protein yields the protein MLVLLFAVPARGDRPVPPKLDDAVERALAYLAKQQRDDGWFDHQQRPEGKDGDQSRNRRAITGLTTLAFLSAGHTPDSRSARDAGRYGPVVGKALDAMVNAVPEDGYIGKLDEKPMYTQAIVTLAVAQAYGVEPRADRRLKTHAVLTKLVEVIVAAQAVKKEPAFAGGWRYNRDAPDSDLSLSGWNALALRAAQDAGIKVPPTAIKAAADFVARCYQKEQRGFAYQPGGAVQAGTTSTGVLCLYLLDQNVRPEAADAAGTLPSRMKGEKPFGEYPCYGMFYLTQAAAQASDDVWTSAAKPILDKLVKAQEGDGGWPANWPAESSEPGRVYRTAMATLALTVPYRVLPIYQR from the coding sequence TTGCTGGTTCTCCTGTTTGCCGTTCCTGCCCGGGGCGATCGTCCTGTTCCGCCGAAGCTCGATGATGCAGTCGAACGCGCGCTCGCGTACCTCGCCAAGCAGCAGCGGGACGACGGCTGGTTCGATCACCAGCAGCGACCGGAAGGCAAGGACGGCGACCAGTCGCGCAATCGCCGGGCGATCACAGGGCTGACGACGCTGGCATTCCTGTCGGCGGGACATACGCCGGACTCGCGCAGCGCCCGCGACGCCGGGCGATATGGCCCGGTGGTCGGCAAGGCACTGGATGCAATGGTGAACGCCGTCCCCGAGGACGGCTACATCGGCAAGCTCGACGAGAAGCCGATGTACACGCAGGCGATCGTCACGCTCGCCGTCGCCCAGGCGTATGGTGTGGAGCCGCGGGCGGACCGACGCCTTAAGACGCATGCGGTGCTCACAAAGCTCGTCGAGGTGATCGTCGCCGCCCAGGCCGTAAAGAAGGAACCCGCGTTCGCAGGCGGTTGGCGATACAACCGCGACGCCCCCGACAGCGACCTTTCATTGTCTGGATGGAACGCACTGGCCCTTCGCGCCGCACAGGATGCGGGCATCAAGGTGCCGCCGACGGCGATCAAGGCGGCCGCCGATTTTGTCGCCCGGTGTTATCAGAAGGAACAGCGCGGCTTCGCGTATCAGCCCGGCGGCGCGGTGCAGGCTGGGACCACATCGACCGGCGTGCTTTGTCTCTACCTGCTCGATCAGAACGTCCGCCCCGAAGCCGCCGATGCTGCCGGAACGCTGCCCAGTCGAATGAAGGGTGAAAAGCCATTCGGCGAGTACCCCTGCTACGGCATGTTCTACCTCACCCAGGCCGCCGCCCAGGCGAGCGACGACGTCTGGACCTCCGCCGCCAAACCCATCCTGGACAAGCTGGTCAAGGCGCAAGAAGGTGACGGCGGCTGGCCGGCAAACTGGCCTGCCGAGTCGAGCGAGCCGGGGCGGGTGTATCGCACCGCGATGGCGACGCTGGCGCTGACGGTGCCGTACCGGGTGTTGCCGATTTATCAGAGGTGA